ATTGTCAGGCGTTCCTGTACTTGAGGACGTTTGGCAAAAAATTGTACAATTCTGTTTAGTTTTGAAAGACCGATCACTTGCCCTTCTGAAATATATGCCACATGGGCACGACCAATGATGGGGACAAAATGATGCTCGCAATTTGAATAAAAAGTAATATCTTTTTCAACCAGCATTTCTTTGTATTTATACTTATTTTCAAAGAGTTTTATGTCCGGTTTGTTTTCAGGATTTAACCCACTGAATATTTCTTTAACATACATTTTCGCTACACGATATGGTGTTCCTTTCAGGCTGTCATCGGTCAGGTCGAGACCCAATAATTCCATAATTTCCCTGAAATGATATTCTATGCCCTTGATTTTAGTTTCATCATCCAGGTCGAAAGCACCTTCTTTCATTGGTGTGTCAATAGAAGTAAATATGTGGTTATCTCCATTCAAATCAAATTCAGCTTTTGTGAGATCGTCCATAAAAGCAAATTCTTCCAAAACGGGGTTTTCAATTCTTATTTTTCTGTTATCTAAAATATTACTGCCTTTCATTATCAATTTTTAAGAGAAACAGCAAGTAAATATTATTGTTTAATAAATTAATCATAAATGTTAAACAATATGATTGAATTTCTATACTATTTAAAGAAAGGTAAAAAAATAATTTTTACTGAAAGTGAATTTAAATTAACAACTTTTGTATCTAAAATACAGATTTTCAATGTTCTAAGGCTTATTTTGACATTAACTATAATCTCTTTATTTTTAAACAGACTAAAAGTTGATTTGAATCATCATAACATATTGAGGAATGTTATATTTTTACAGTAAGATTGATTTCAATCAGAAATTTGAGAGTATGAGTTTGGTTTTTTGTTTAAAAATTGGAAAATATCAAGAATCAAATAAGTCGTGTTTATGTTTTTGAAGTTTTAAATAAATGAAAATGAATAAGATACTTGTCCCTGTTGATTTTACAAAGAATTCATTTGCTGCGTTTTATTATGCGCACAAACTTGCAGCAAAGACAGATGGAGTTGTGACTCTGATGCACGTGATTAACGGTAGTTTTACCACTTCCGACAGTTTGTTTTTGGACAGCCTCGAATCAGCCGGTAAAGCTGCAAAAATGAGATTAAAGTATTTCGCTAAAGAGTATCCTTTGGAGTTGGGTATTGAGATGGAAAAGGTTAAATTTAAATACGAGGTCAGATTTGGTGTACCGGGATTTACTGTAGTAGATTATTTGAAAGACGTATATTTTGACTGTGTTGTTATGGGTACACGAGATAAGCACAACATTATAGAGCGATTTTTTGGAACAACCTCCTCCATTATAGCCAGATTGTCTTCCCGACCTGTACTTCTGATTCATGAAAATACAAAGTATCACGAAATTAAGAAGGTTGTTTTTGCTATAGATAATCATCTTGATTTTGATGAATCTGTGGATGAGTACATTGCTTTCAATGAATATTTTGGAGCATCTACGGATTTCGTGCATGTTGCTGAAGAAAATGTGAAGATTGACGAAACTAAAAATGAAGTTGTGAAGGAAATTTTTGAAAATAAAGAGCCTGATTTTGCATTTCAGATCAAAAATATACAAGCTAATGATCCGATACAAGGATTAATTGATTATTGTATAAATGAAAAAACGGATATGTTGGTGTTGGTACATAGGAGAAAAAGTCTGTTGGGAGAGATTTTTACTTCATCCTTTAGCCTGACGACATCAGAAGGACTTCACTTACCTATCATGATCTTAAATGAAACTTTCATAGAAGAAGAATAATACATTATATTTGTTATAAATTATCAAAAACAGGATTATGAATATATTATGCCCGACTGACTTTTCAGAAAACTCTCAATTTGCTATTGAGTATGCAATCAACCTAACAAATGTTACGGGGGGGAAATTGCATTTCCTTACGTCATTTACAGTGCCCAGATCTACGGGTAATTTCCGATCACTGGATTTAGAAATTCGCCAGACAGTAGAAGCTGAGTTAAATGAATTTGTACAACCTTATCTGAATTTGATTAAAACTGGTCTTGAACCTGTTATTGTAGTGATGGAAGGCAACCCAGGAAATGCAATTCTGAGCTACTCTGAACGAAATCATGTTGATTTAATAATTATGGGTACGCAAGGAAGTACAAATCTTGCAACCCTGCTTTTGGGTAGTGTCACCAAAAAAGTTTTTGAAAATACAACCGTACCGGTTTTAGCAATTCCATCCATTGTCAGGGAAACATTAACCGGCAACAGAATGCTGTTGAGTCTGGACGATGCAGAAGTTAAAAATCTTAAAATATTTAATCTGGTCAGATATTTGAAAGATAAACTGGAAGTAGATCTCGATATCATTCATATCAGCAAACCCGACCAAATGATTGCTTTTAGTAACAATACAACTGCTGCATTATCTGATATTACCAGGGAAATTATTGAATTGGTTGATGAAGATCCGGTTTCCCGTATAAAACAATATGTTGACAATTCTGATGTTGGTATATTAATTATGATCAGGCGATATCACACATTTTGGGAAAGATTATTTTTGCAAACCAATACTACAGCAGAGTTGTTTGCCAGTAATGTGCCCATTCTGATGCTCCCGGAGTAAAAGTGAACAAAATTTTTTATTTGGAATATATAAAGCAAAAAAAGCCGAATCAAATAAGATGACTCGGCTTTTTTTATGTAAAAAGAAGTAAAATTATGCTTCTTCTCCAGTATCTGCCGCCTGCATTTGATTATTAATTTTATCTACTTCTTTGTCGATGTAATACAAACTCTGACCTCCAGGACCAATTACCTTTATTCTATCCAGAATCGTTCTGATAGCAGCCTCTTCCTCTCTTTGTTCTTCTACGTACCATTGCATAAAATTGAGAGTGCTGAAGTCGTGTTCTTCATTACTGATTTGAACAATATTGTGAATGGCTGCCGTGACTTTTCGCTCTTGTTCAAATACTTTTTTAAAGGCTTCTTCGATACTGTTGTATTCCAATGGAGGCTGCTCTACTGCAGGTGAGATAGGTTTAACTCCTGATTCACTCATATATTCATAAATTTTGAGCATGTGCATTCTTTCTTCATCTGATTGTCTGAGAAAAAAGTTTTTACAACCAACCAACGCCTGTTCGTCACACCAATATGCCAATGCAAGATAAAAGGAAGATGCATAAGCTTCATAACTGATTTGGTTGTTCAATGCATTTATAATTTTAGGACTTAAATCTGTCATTTTTTTTATTTTTAATTCCCTTTAAAACTACTGATCAAACGAATTTGTTTGCACCGGTATAATTATATGTAAATAAATCAGTAATTTAGAATTAGTCTTTATAAAGTATTTGGAGGTTGACAATCATAAGATAGAGTCCTTAAATGTCAGATTTGAATTTCAGTAGTGATACAATAAGATGTTGAATTCATCCTTAAAATCTATACTCAGAAAAAAGTTAACAATTATTTCAGATAAGTATTTTAGATTCTGTTTGGTATTTTGTAATATTGCAGAGCTTTAATTCAATATAAATATCTATATCGGACTATGTGTTTGATTTATTTTTATTATTTAGCAGAATATTTAGAAATATAATTTTGAAACATCGATTTTTTGAATAGTATGTCAAAAGAACTTAGATAAAAAGTAACATTTCTAAAATTTTAATTTGTTAGCAAGCTTTTAGATGAGTCGAACACATTAAATGAGTGTGATGATGGGTCATGACAAGTGAAAATATTAAAAGGGAGTTTTCAAAACATTATAATCCAATCATTTAGAAAAGTCAGAATATAAGTAAAGTTTTAAAAATTAAAAATCATCCAATGAAATCAAATAACCACATTATGCAAAAAACAATCTGTCTGATCCTTGGAGGAGGAGCAGGAAGCAGATTGTATCCTTTGACCAAGGACAGGTCGAAACCCGCCGTGCCGGTGGGAGGAAAATACAGACTAATTGATATTCCTATATCCAATTGTCTCAATTCCGGACTTTATCGCATTTTTGTATTGACACAATATAATTCAGCGTCATTAAACAAGCACGTTAAAAATACATTTCACTTCGATCATTTTTCAAATGGTTTTGTAGATATACTTGCTGCAGAGCAAACCAGTGGAAACATGAATTGGTTTCAGGGAACTGCGGATGCAGTAAGACAATCCGTCCGTAATTTTGCTTACTATGATTTTGATTATATACTGATACTGTCAGGGGACCAGTTGTATCAAATGGATTTTGAAGAGATGGTACTTAATCATATTGAAAGAAAGGCGGATGTCAGTATAGCAACTATCCCGGTAGTAGCATCTGATGCCACTTCCTTTGGTATTATGAAGGTAAATAAAAAAGGTATGATCGAACGATTTATTGAAAAACCTGCTCTTGATTTGCTTCCGGATTGGGAGTCTGAGGTGACAGAAGATCAGAAATCACAGGGAAAAAAATACCTGGCTTCCATGGGTATATATATTTTCAATAGAAGAATTTTGGGTTTATTGTTGAATGAAAATCCGAATGCTGTTGATTTTGGAAAGGAATTGATTCCGGATTCTATCAATCGCGGAATGAAAATAGCCAGCTATGCATATGATGGGTATTGGACAGACATTGGTGATATTAAATCGTTTTTTGAAGCTAATATCGCACTCTCACAGGATATTCCGGAATTCAACTTATTTGATAATCAAAATAAAATTTACACCCGGCCCCGACTTTTACCTCCGGCGAAATTTTCAGGTGTAACTTTTACTAATGCAATCGTAGCTGAAGGTTCAATCATTCATGCAAAACTAGTTGAAAACTCTTTGCTGGGTATCAGAAGCAGGGTGGGATTCGGTACTGTTATAAAGAATTCATATATCATGGGTAATGATTACTACGAATCATTGGAAGAAATGAGTACAGGACAGACCATTCCGATGGGAATAGGATTGGATTGTTATATTGAAAATGCCATAGTTGATAAACATGTTCGTATTGGTAATAATGTGATAATCAGAGGAAATGATAATCTAAAAGACGAAGAACATGAACATTATGTAATCAAAAAAGGAATTGTCGTATTGAATAAAAATGCGGTGATTCCTGATGGAACTATTATAGGGTACAAATAATTGCTTGTTGATATTTTTCATAAAATATCAACAAACTTTTATTAATAGTTTGTAATTTGTAGTTCAATGGACTTTGGAATTCCTTCCACAGAAAGATTTCGCCCTTTCAGGCATTAGCGTCAACTTAAGATAATAAATTTTTCGAGTAAATGAGAAAAATGTATTCTGTCCGACCGATTATCATAGCAGCAGACCCTAGAGATTTGTTTTAAACTAAACTCTGATTCTAAATCTATATTTAAGTTAGAGACTGTTTTTAAATAATTAGAAAACTTGTGTGGGCTTACATACTTATTATATTTTTGCTTTATAATAGCAGCAATTTTATAATATGCTGGCTTGACTACCAATGCAATATATAATAGCATCAAATATAATAACATTTCTGGTCTTGCAGGGTTTGGTGTTTTGTTACTCAGCATTAATGCATTAAGATCGAAGATACTCTTCCATTCTTTAAACATTAACTCAATAGACCATCGAAGACTGTAAATCTCAAACATTTTATGGGCTGCTAATTGTTCTTTTGGTATATTGGTAATGAATATATTATAGTTACATAGGAAATAAGCTTTTTCTGTTATGCCACTGTCTTTATGTCTTGATTGGATGAGCTTCTTCCTCTTTTTCATTGCTTGTTCTTCAGTCACCTTATACCCAATCATCCTTACTGAGTATTTTTCTTTCTCCCCGATTTTGACAAATATATCAAACGAAGTAGAGCCATTTTTCTCATTTGATTTGATAAATTCTTCAATATCTATCCTTTGATTCGTTTCATTATTGAACAATAAGACACCAGCATGCAGTTTTGAAATAAAGTAGGCAGAAGCCTCTTGAATATTTTCCAGAACTTGAATTTTAAAATAGCCAAGGTCTCGTAAGATTAAATCCTTGGGTTTAATGTGACTAAGAATATTGTCGGTAAAGGAAACATCGTTCTGTGAGTAAGTACACATTACTACATCAATAAATTTACCCATACCCAGATCAATCGTTGACTGTATGCGACTCAATGCTTTTTTAACCAAACCATTGGATACACCTGATGTGTGCACATAATGTTTATCAGATAATTTGACTAAGGTGCTGTCTTGAATAATTATTCTACCAAAGCCAGCCAAGTCTCCGGTAATTTTAGCAGTAAAATTATTCAAATTCAGAGAACAGGTCTCTGTAAATAATTTCTTAACAAAATCAATTTTCTGAAATTGAATCTTCTTGTCAATAGCTTGAAATGATACAAACTCACCAATCATAGAACTTAAAACAATGGACCAATTTCTTAGGGAATACTTCGATTGACCAAATGCAATAAAGAAAGATTTTAAGAAATCAACAGGAGTAATCTTTCGGAATGCTCTCTTACAGAAACCTGTTTCAAAAGCAATCTGATTAATATCAACACATTCAAAAAAATTATTAACTTTGCAATTCATAATATTAGGTTGTTTAACGGGCGAATAATTTGCTATCACAAAGTTAAACAACCTTTTATATATACCATATAAACATATATAAAAAATTAAGTTGACGCTAATGCCTTTCAGGGCTGGTGAACATTTGACATAATTTACGATGGGCATTGCCCATCGTTGAGATATATCGGCCTTTCAGGCCTTGATAATATTCTTTGGAATTATAAAGTATTAGTTATATTTCGTCCATAGAGTGCCGGATGACACTAAGTTAGGAAACACGAAGGGGCTTTACCCATCGTTGAGATATATCGGCCTTTCAGACCTGAGTTACCGACTTATTAGGCCTGAAAGGCCGAAATCTTCTAAGCTAGGGTGTAAGCCCTATCCTTAATAAGGAAAGAATACCACAAGCCCTGAAAGGGCGTAATTATTAATTCCCACCTCAATATGATCACTTACTATTTAGCTTAAAACACCATGGTTCCGGAAATCTTAATGAGTGATCCGGGACCATTTATTTTTAAAATTCTCCATGATCTACGAAGTATATTCTAAAATGTGAATCAGTATTTTTCTTTTCAATCACTTTTTTATGACATTAAGGTTGTACTTTTAAATATTATCATAATTTAGTGGCTTAAAATCAAAAGCAACATGTCAACACCAATCGCCAAGCCTCAAGGATTTGTCAACAAGTCACTTGATTTTATTGAAAGAGCAGGAAATAAACTACCGGATCCTGCGATTCTATTTTTTATTCTGATGATTTCTGTATGGGTACTTTCGGCACTTTTTTCAACCATACAATTTTCAGAAATTGATCCGAGATCCGGAAATCCCATAGAAATTAAAAATCTTTTGACAGGTGCTTCATTAGCAGCTTTTTTGTCAAACATGGTAACCACATTTACTGGTTTTGCACCTTTAGGGATTGTACTTGTTGCCATGCTCGGAGTGGGTGTCGCTGAGCACGCAGGTTTTATAAATGCAGGAATTAAAGCACTATTAAGTGTCACACCCAAAATGTTGCTTACTCCCATGTTGATATTGGTAGCTATTGTCTCGCATACTGCAACAGATGCCGGTTATGTTTTGGTGATACCCTTAGGAGGGGTAATATTTTATGCAGCAGGCAGGCATCCTATTGCAGGTATAGCGGCTGCTTTTGCAGGTGTTTCCGGCGGATTCAGTGCCAACTTTATACCTTCCGGAATTGATCCGCTTTTACAAGGATTTACACAATCAGCGGCACAGATTATTGATCCTGCTATCCAGTTAAATCCTTTGAACAACTGGTTTTTTACTTCAGCTTCATCATTGGTTATTATTTTATTAGGTTGGTTTTTGACCGACAAAGTAGTTGAACCTAGATTAAAGTCCACTCCCTTGGATGCAGATATGGAAGTACAGGCATCCATGGACAGGCTGAACAGCAAAGAAAAAAAATCATTTCTGGTAGCATTGGGAGTAATGGCAATATCACTTTGTCTGTTGTTTTTCTGGGCTGCCCCGGCTGATTCAGCACTCAGATCAGAAAAAGGTGAACTGACTGCCTTGTCAGCACCGATTATGAGATCTATTGTACCATTAATTTTTATAATTTTTTTAATACCGGGAGTAGTATATGGAATGTATTCCGGAACGTTCAAGAAAACAAAAGATATCATCGACAGTATGACAAAATCAATGAGTGGTATGAGCTACTACATTGTAATGGCATTTTTCTGTGCACTATTTATAGATGCATTCAGCAAATCAAATATTGGTGCTTTACTTGCTTTAAAAGGAGCAGATATTCTGAAAACCCTCGCATTACCCGGACAAGTTACAATAGCCGGAATTGTAATCCTGACCGCATTCGTAAACCTTTTTGTAGGATCAGCATCTGCCAAATGGGCGCTCATTTCACCCATCATGGTACCCATGCTGATGCAACTGGGGATTTCACCGGATTTGACACAAGCAGCCTATAGAGTAGGGGATTCCGTTTCCAATATTGTTACCCCATTGATGCCATACTTTCCATTGGTAGTAGTATTTTGCCATAAATATGTCAAAAGCACCGGTATCGGAACATTAGTTTCTATCATGCTTCCGTATTCAGTCGTGTTTATGATTGCCTGGACCATTTTCCTTTTATTGTATTGGGCCACAGGCATTCCGCTTGGAATACAGTCAACTTACGATTATATACCCGGATAGGTTAATTCATCTTCTTTGCATACATTTAGGTACTAATTTTTTAACGATGGCCATTAAACCATCCATTAAGAATGGGTGTCTTTTATTTGGTTTACCGGAAATTGAATAGAAGATTTATTCAATATCTGCAGTGAAATCATTTTTGGCAAGTTGTCTCAAAATTGGTTGACTTCGTGTGTTTCACAGAATGCACATTTTATTGCAAAATTTTTTAATGGGGGGAGGTTGTCCCTTTAGGGAATGAGCCCGCCTGCCTACGGAGTCGGGCAGGGGTTGCGGGATGCAAAATTATTATATTTCAATTAATTTTTAATTTTATTGACCGTGCAATATGTCATTCACACCTTGACTTCTATTTTTATTTATCCTTTATTTTTGATTAAACAATTTTATAATCCAACCTCATGAAGCCAATTTTAACATTTTTTCTGGGAATTTTACTTTTATCTCTGCACGCTCAGTTTGACATTACACATTTTGAAAAGATGCAGATGAGAAATATTGGTCCGGCAGGAATGAGTGGTCGTATAACAGCTATTGATGTTGACCTATCAAATCCGGACAGAATATTTGCTGGATCCGCTTCCGGTGGGTTATGGTTGAGTGAAAATGGGGGTACTTCCTGGAAACCAGTTTTTGATGACCAAAATACGCAGGCAATTGGTTCAGTTAAAATAAATCAAAAAAATCCTTCTGAAATTTGGGTAGGAACCGGAGAAGGAAACCCAAGAAATTCCCTGAATACAGGTAACGGAATCTATAAATCTTTGGACGGTGGCAAAACCTGGAAGAATATGGGGCTCGAAAATACCAAAACGATACACAGAATTATCATTCATCGGGATAATCCTGATGTAGTATTTGCTGCGGCATTAGGTAGTCCATGGGGACCCAATCCCGAACGTGGTGTTTTCAAAACAATTGACGGGGGTAAAACATGGAAAAAGATATTGTATATTAATGATCTTACAGGTGCTGCTGATATGGTCGCCGACCCATCTAATCCCAACAAAATTTTAGTGGCCATGTGGGAACATAAAAGAGAACCCTGGTTCTTCAGTTCAGGTGGCAAAGGCTCCGGAATGCATATTACATGGGATGGTGGTGATTGTTGGACCAGAGTCTCTGAAAAGGAGGGTCTGCCAAAAGGTGATCTGGGAAGGATAGGCCTTGCGATAGCTCCAAGTCAACCCAATATAATTTATGCTTTAGTAGAAGCGAAAGAAAACGGTCTTTATAAATCTATTGATGGAGGTAAAAAATGGTCGCTGGTATCCACCAAAAACATAGGAGACAGACCTTTTTATTATGCTGAGCTATATGTGGACCCATCCAATGAAAACAGAATTTACAATGTTTATACTTACCTTTCACTGAGTGAAGATGGCGGAAAATCATTCAGACAGATCGCAGACTACGGCAACGCAGTGCACCCGGATCACCATGCACTTTGGATACATCCGCAAAATCCGCGATTTATCATAGATGGAAATGACGGAGGTTTGAATATTTCAAGAGACAGAGGAGAAAGCTGGAGTTTTGCCGGTAATATCCCTGTAGGGCAGTTTTATCATGTGAATGTAGACAAAGATTTTCCATACAATGTCTATGGTGGAATGCAGGATAACGGGTCATGGGTAGGACCTTCTTCGGTCATTCGGAGAGGACATATCCGCAATTATGATTTTCAGGAATTATACTTTGGAGATGGTTTTGATGTTGTGCCTTTTCCCGGTGACAGCAGGTTTGGATATGCAATGTCTCAGGGAGGTAATGTTGGTTTTTATGACAGGAAAACAGGCAGAACACGTTTTATTAAACCCAACCACCCGGATCCATCCGTGAAACTCAGGTACAATTGGAATGCTGCGATTGCGCAGAATCCTTTTAAAGACTGCGGTGTATATTTTGGAAGCCAATATGTACATTACTCAGATGATTGCGGTATTTCCTGGACGATTCTTTCACCTGACCTAACGACCAATGACACAACCAAACAAAAGGCTGACAGAAGTGGCGGATTAACCATGGATGCTACCAATGCAGAGAATTTTACCACTATTCTGGCTATCGCACCCAGTCCGATTAATAAAGATATTATTTGGGTAGGTACAGATGATGGTAATGTACAATTGACCACTAATAATGGAAAGACGTGGAATAATCTGAACAAAAATCTGAAAGACTTGCCTGAAGGTAGCTGGATACCACAAATCGAAATTTCATCAAAGAATGAGGGTGAAGCCTTTGTCGTCGCTAATAATTATCGCAGAAATGATTATAAACCATACGCTTACCACACCAAAGATTATGGTAAAACCTGGAATAGAATCGCTGACGAAAAGCAGATCAAAGGATTTGTGCTAAGTATAGTGCAGGATCCGGTCGTTCCGGAACTCTTGTTTATAGGAACAGATGTTGGGTTGTATGTAACCTTTAATGGTGGAAGTACCTGGCATCACTGGAATAAAGGCTTTCCTCAGGTACAGGTCAATGATATGAAAATACACCCGATTGAACACGATTTGGTATTGGGTACATTTGGACGAGCATTCTGGATTTTGGATGATATCCGGCCTTTAAGGGAGATTGCAAAAAATGGTGAAAAATTATTGGAGAATGATTTTAAAGTTTTCGACACGGCAGATGCTCACTTAGTCAGTTACCGCTCATACGACGGTATCAGATTCAGAGCACAAAACGAATTTCTGGGGGATAACAAATCATGGGACCAAATCAAAGTCAATGTATGGAAAAAGCCATCCAAAGCGTCAGATGATAAAAAAGAAGGAGAAGAAGAGAAGAAAGAAAAGTTGAAAGTAAAAGTTATCGACAGTGAAGGACCAGTAATCAGAAATTTTACATCTGATATCGCGGATGGATTAAATAAAATAAGCTGGAATCTGGAAAGTAATGGGGTTCGCTATCCATCCAGAAGAGAAGTCAAGATGGATGATGATTTACCGGGTGGGTCTAAAGTCTTACCGGGTAAGTATAAGCTCATTTTAGAATATGGAAAGTATTCAGACTCAGTAATTGTAAATGTAAGACAGGATCCAAGAATTGAAATGACAGCTTCTGATTTGTCAGCTATCAAATCCAGACAATCCGAACTGAATAGTCTTGCAAAATCAGCATCAGAAGCTTTTGATGAAATCAAGGAGGCTTATAAAACGATGGATATTGTTGACAAATTATTAGTTAATCAGTCGGACAGCGTTACAAAATCTTTTAAATCATTACATAAATCTTTGAAGCTGAGCCTCGACAGTTTGTCTGCTTTATTTTTGTCGCCGGAAAATCAAAAAGGAATCCAGAGAAACCCGAATGAACTGAATAGTGTGTTAAGGAATGCAGGAGGATATATAAATTCTTCCTGGGAAGACCCGGGTTCAAATGCACTCTTTGCTCTGGATGCTGCGAGACTAAAGACGACCGAAGTCCTGAAAAATGTAGATCATTTTATGACAAACAAATGGCAAGACTATCGCAGGAAGGTTGATTTACTGAAAATTCAATTATTTAAGGAATAATATAATTTATTGATAGTCACTTGCATTTTCTGAACTGATTTATTATGATTTATTCTACAAGTTTTGCAGTTTTTACAACATAATCCAATTGTTGTACAAAATCACGTTTGTTTTTACCAGGGGCAAATACAAATGCATCAATAAAAATGATTTCATTTCTTTTTTCATTCAGAAGAGCATAGCTGATAAACGGACCACCCATAAAATCATTTACTGTCTCCCATATTCCACGTACTTCAACGGCATAAATGTCATTGATCGGTTGAATGTATTCATAGATGGGAAGGTCCTTTTCATTAGTACTCATGTAAGCATCAGGTGAGCCTGTTTGGATGTATTCTTTTCCATATTCATTACGAAGTCTGATGAGATTGGCTTTGGTCAACTGACTTTTATCAGTGTAGGGGAATTTTCGGATTACTATACTCTGATTGACTTCTTTTTGGTCCATACGTATCCACATGAAGTTGGGTTCATGGATTGCTTTGACAAATAATCCGGGAATCCTCATTTTAATTCCGAATGAATCAGCAATTTCATTTCCCAATGCATTATTGTCCTGCATCACGCCGTATAAAGTTGCAGCTAAAGATTCTTCATCATTTTTGTGTATTCTGTTTGCTACCTGCGGAAAATGTTTTTGAATCGCAAGATGGAGATTTTCTTTTCCGTTTGCATATAGATAAATAATCACTTGATTTCGTGCCCATTTATTTAATCCTGCAGAAATATTAAATTCCGGATCACTTAGTGCCCGATTATATTTTTCTTCACCCAAATCTTTTTTTACCATCGCAGTTGTTTTGGATTCTGTATCACTAAGATCTGCAACTACAAGAAATGATCTGAATTCTTTTCTGAGAGGTGAAGCATCTAAATCTTGAAGTGTGAAATGCTTCAGATCGAAAAATGGCTCGGGTGCCGGCAAAACAGGATAAGCTGAACCAAAATAATAATCTATCGAATCTCCAGTTTCACTTTCCCATAATTCTGCATCTGCCAA
The genomic region above belongs to Saprospiraceae bacterium and contains:
- the folE gene encoding GTP cyclohydrolase I FolE — its product is MDDLTKAEFDLNGDNHIFTSIDTPMKEGAFDLDDETKIKGIEYHFREIMELLGLDLTDDSLKGTPYRVAKMYVKEIFSGLNPENKPDIKLFENKYKYKEMLVEKDITFYSNCEHHFVPIIGRAHVAYISEGQVIGLSKLNRIVQFFAKRPQVQERLTIQIAEEIKKAVQSENVAVVIDAVHLCVSSRGIQDVNSSTITSSYSGKFKDEMTKAEFLKYIGK
- a CDS encoding universal stress protein, producing MNKILVPVDFTKNSFAAFYYAHKLAAKTDGVVTLMHVINGSFTTSDSLFLDSLESAGKAAKMRLKYFAKEYPLELGIEMEKVKFKYEVRFGVPGFTVVDYLKDVYFDCVVMGTRDKHNIIERFFGTTSSIIARLSSRPVLLIHENTKYHEIKKVVFAIDNHLDFDESVDEYIAFNEYFGASTDFVHVAEENVKIDETKNEVVKEIFENKEPDFAFQIKNIQANDPIQGLIDYCINEKTDMLVLVHRRKSLLGEIFTSSFSLTTSEGLHLPIMILNETFIEEE
- a CDS encoding universal stress protein translates to MNILCPTDFSENSQFAIEYAINLTNVTGGKLHFLTSFTVPRSTGNFRSLDLEIRQTVEAELNEFVQPYLNLIKTGLEPVIVVMEGNPGNAILSYSERNHVDLIIMGTQGSTNLATLLLGSVTKKVFENTTVPVLAIPSIVRETLTGNRMLLSLDDAEVKNLKIFNLVRYLKDKLEVDLDIIHISKPDQMIAFSNNTTAALSDITREIIELVDEDPVSRIKQYVDNSDVGILIMIRRYHTFWERLFLQTNTTAELFASNVPILMLPE
- a CDS encoding ferritin, which translates into the protein MTDLSPKIINALNNQISYEAYASSFYLALAYWCDEQALVGCKNFFLRQSDEERMHMLKIYEYMSESGVKPISPAVEQPPLEYNSIEEAFKKVFEQERKVTAAIHNIVQISNEEHDFSTLNFMQWYVEEQREEEAAIRTILDRIKVIGPGGQSLYYIDKEVDKINNQMQAADTGEEA
- a CDS encoding glucose-1-phosphate adenylyltransferase produces the protein MQKTICLILGGGAGSRLYPLTKDRSKPAVPVGGKYRLIDIPISNCLNSGLYRIFVLTQYNSASLNKHVKNTFHFDHFSNGFVDILAAEQTSGNMNWFQGTADAVRQSVRNFAYYDFDYILILSGDQLYQMDFEEMVLNHIERKADVSIATIPVVASDATSFGIMKVNKKGMIERFIEKPALDLLPDWESEVTEDQKSQGKKYLASMGIYIFNRRILGLLLNENPNAVDFGKELIPDSINRGMKIASYAYDGYWTDIGDIKSFFEANIALSQDIPEFNLFDNQNKIYTRPRLLPPAKFSGVTFTNAIVAEGSIIHAKLVENSLLGIRSRVGFGTVIKNSYIMGNDYYESLEEMSTGQTIPMGIGLDCYIENAIVDKHVRIGNNVIIRGNDNLKDEEHEHYVIKKGIVVLNKNAVIPDGTIIGYK
- a CDS encoding IS4 family transposase; this translates as MNCKVNNFFECVDINQIAFETGFCKRAFRKITPVDFLKSFFIAFGQSKYSLRNWSIVLSSMIGEFVSFQAIDKKIQFQKIDFVKKLFTETCSLNLNNFTAKITGDLAGFGRIIIQDSTLVKLSDKHYVHTSGVSNGLVKKALSRIQSTIDLGMGKFIDVVMCTYSQNDVSFTDNILSHIKPKDLILRDLGYFKIQVLENIQEASAYFISKLHAGVLLFNNETNQRIDIEEFIKSNEKNGSTSFDIFVKIGEKEKYSVRMIGYKVTEEQAMKKRKKLIQSRHKDSGITEKAYFLCNYNIFITNIPKEQLAAHKMFEIYSLRWSIELMFKEWKSIFDLNALMLSNKTPNPARPEMLLYLMLLYIALVVKPAYYKIAAIIKQKYNKYVSPHKFSNYLKTVSNLNIDLESEFSLKQISRVCCYDNRSDRIHFSHLLEKFIILS
- a CDS encoding AbgT family transporter, which codes for MSTPIAKPQGFVNKSLDFIERAGNKLPDPAILFFILMISVWVLSALFSTIQFSEIDPRSGNPIEIKNLLTGASLAAFLSNMVTTFTGFAPLGIVLVAMLGVGVAEHAGFINAGIKALLSVTPKMLLTPMLILVAIVSHTATDAGYVLVIPLGGVIFYAAGRHPIAGIAAAFAGVSGGFSANFIPSGIDPLLQGFTQSAAQIIDPAIQLNPLNNWFFTSASSLVIILLGWFLTDKVVEPRLKSTPLDADMEVQASMDRLNSKEKKSFLVALGVMAISLCLLFFWAAPADSALRSEKGELTALSAPIMRSIVPLIFIIFLIPGVVYGMYSGTFKKTKDIIDSMTKSMSGMSYYIVMAFFCALFIDAFSKSNIGALLALKGADILKTLALPGQVTIAGIVILTAFVNLFVGSASAKWALISPIMVPMLMQLGISPDLTQAAYRVGDSVSNIVTPLMPYFPLVVVFCHKYVKSTGIGTLVSIMLPYSVVFMIAWTIFLLLYWATGIPLGIQSTYDYIPG